In one Neobacillus sp. CF12 genomic region, the following are encoded:
- the nth gene encoding endonuclease III encodes MLNNTQIRFCLDKMGEMFPDAHCELTHSNPFELVIAVALSAQCTDVLVNKVTKDLFVKYRTPEDYLRVPLEELQNDIRSIGLFRNKAKNIQSLCRLLLDEYDGIVPRDRDELTKLPGVGRKTANVVVSVAYNIPAIAVDTHVERVTKRLGICRWKDSVLEVEKTLMKKVPKEEWSDTHHRLIFFGRYHCKAQNPQCPTCPLLEVCREGKKRMKGREVVNG; translated from the coding sequence ATGTTAAACAATACACAAATTCGTTTTTGTTTAGATAAAATGGGCGAAATGTTTCCGGACGCACATTGTGAACTTACCCATTCAAATCCCTTTGAACTCGTGATTGCAGTGGCATTATCTGCCCAATGTACAGATGTCCTTGTAAACAAAGTAACAAAGGATTTATTTGTAAAATACAGAACACCAGAGGATTATTTACGTGTACCTTTAGAGGAGCTGCAAAATGATATTCGTTCCATTGGACTTTTTAGAAATAAGGCCAAGAATATTCAAAGCCTGTGCCGCCTGTTACTTGATGAATATGATGGTATTGTACCGAGGGACCGTGATGAATTAACCAAACTGCCAGGTGTAGGCAGAAAAACGGCAAATGTTGTGGTGTCTGTCGCTTATAACATACCTGCTATCGCAGTGGATACACATGTGGAGAGAGTAACTAAGCGCCTTGGAATATGTCGATGGAAGGATTCTGTTCTCGAAGTGGAAAAGACTTTAATGAAGAAGGTACCAAAGGAAGAGTGGTCTGATACCCATCACAGATTGATTTTCTTTGGACGGTACCATTGTAAAGCCCAAAACCCACAATGTCCAACCTGCCCATTATTAGAGGTGTGCAGGGAAGGGAAAAAGAGAATGAAGGGTAGGGAAGTCGTGAATGGATAA
- a CDS encoding DnaD domain-containing protein codes for MKTNILSWLQEGNITVPAVLFSEYRNMNLNEYELVLLLNIISFIEKGKDFPTPEELSSRMTITISECNEMLRRLIQKGFIQIIDEYSTEGIRFEKYSVEPLWERLVEQFLMKNKHTQEVSKKADESDLYTCFEKEFGRPLSPFECESLAMWMDDDHHDPIIIKAALRESVMSGKLNFRYIDRILFEWKKNGIKTIEQAKNHGRKFRQKQTPNRTAQDTQTSTTNTGPFYNWLEQ; via the coding sequence ATGAAAACAAATATATTATCATGGCTTCAGGAAGGTAATATAACGGTTCCTGCTGTATTATTTTCTGAGTACCGAAATATGAATCTTAATGAATATGAGCTTGTTCTTTTATTAAATATTATCTCTTTTATAGAAAAGGGAAAGGACTTCCCTACCCCAGAAGAGCTTTCCTCGCGAATGACGATTACGATTTCAGAATGCAACGAAATGCTGCGCAGATTAATTCAAAAAGGATTTATTCAAATAATAGATGAATATTCAACAGAAGGAATTCGGTTTGAGAAATACTCTGTAGAGCCCTTGTGGGAACGACTGGTAGAACAGTTTTTAATGAAAAATAAACATACTCAAGAAGTTAGCAAAAAAGCAGACGAAAGTGATCTTTACACATGCTTTGAGAAGGAATTCGGTCGTCCCTTATCCCCATTTGAGTGTGAATCACTCGCAATGTGGATGGATGATGACCACCATGATCCCATTATCATAAAGGCAGCATTGCGAGAATCGGTCATGTCGGGAAAGTTAAATTTCCGCTATATTGACAGGATTCTTTTTGAATGGAAAAAGAACGGCATTAAAACAATTGAACAGGCGAAAAATCATGGACGAAAATTCCGTCAAAAGCAAACACCTAATCGAACTGCTCAAGACACTCAAACGTCTACAACCAATACTGGACCCTTCTATAATTGGCTTGAGCAATAA
- a CDS encoding YpoC family protein, translating into MDNQLIIPFLEELQLEVTTKNSSDSITLLLTEWKTIKAELEILYRNRDKKNTLHVMNKGIGLFLLFLFWSNDSHVKVKELKPLDSLEIIPVNLDERLGFIINRPNLFHSYRQLSELMMEQEKLYAKKNIVKKRLSQKG; encoded by the coding sequence ATGGATAATCAACTAATCATCCCTTTTTTAGAGGAATTACAGTTAGAAGTTACAACAAAAAATAGTAGTGACTCAATTACACTCCTTTTAACTGAATGGAAAACGATAAAAGCTGAACTTGAGATTCTTTATCGAAACCGTGATAAAAAAAACACACTGCATGTGATGAATAAAGGAATTGGTTTGTTTCTCCTATTTTTATTTTGGTCCAATGATAGTCATGTTAAGGTAAAAGAACTTAAACCATTAGACTCTTTAGAGATCATCCCAGTTAATCTTGATGAAAGATTAGGCTTTATTATTAATAGACCCAATTTGTTTCATTCTTACCGTCAACTTTCTGAGTTAATGATGGAACAAGAAAAATTATATGCAAAAAAGAATATTGTAAAAAAGCGTCTAAGCCAAAAGGGCTAG